A part of Ziziphus jujuba cultivar Dongzao chromosome 8, ASM3175591v1 genomic DNA contains:
- the LOC107415003 gene encoding CDPK-related kinase 4, producing the protein MGQCCTKSGSVSVVNNDVGAADGDKSKPSLAGRSPAPAGSGSGSGDTHSGKNTPVYSFSASPYPSSLPAGVAPSPARTPGRKLRWPLPPPSPAKPIMAALFRRQGRADKPKEGPIPEERHGGDEGERESGLDKNFGYGKNFGAKFEIGKEVGRGHFGHTCWAKGKKGELKGQPVAVKIISKAKMTTAIAVEDVRREVKILKALSGHKNLIKFHDAFEDVNNVYIVMELCEGGELLDRILSRGGRYTEEDAKTIVVQILSVVSFCHLQGVVHRDLKPENFLFTTRDEDATMKVIDFGLSDFVRPDQRLNDIVGSAYYVSPEVLHRSYSLEADLWSIGVITYILLCGSRPFWARTESGIFRSVIRADPNFDDTPWPTVSPEAKDFVKRLLNKDHRKRMTAAQALTHPWLRDESRAVPLDISIYKLVKSYVRASPLKRAALKALSKAITEDELIYLRAQFRLLDPKHGFVTLENFRTALMRNSTDAMRESRVPDILNLMEPLSSKKMDFEEFCAAAISTYQLEALEGWEKIASTAFAIFENEGNRVISVEELAQEMNLGPTAYPLFNDWIRNSDGKLSFLGYTKFLHGVTIRSSNTRRR; encoded by the exons ATGGGACAATGTTGCACCAAGAGCGGGTCCGTTTCCGTGGTCAACAACGATGTTGGCGCCGCCGACGGCGACAAGTCAAAGCCTTCACTTGCCGGTCGATCGCCGGCGCCTGCGGGTTCAGGTTCAGGTTCCGGCGATACCCATTCCGGGAAAAACACTCCGGTTTACTCCTTCTCTGCCAGCCCATATCCTAGCTCATTACCCGCCGGAGTGGCACCTTCTCCGGCTAGGACGCCGGGGAGGAAGCTCCGGTGGCCTTTACCGCCTCCGTCTCCGGCGAAGCCAATCATGGCGGCGCTTTTCCGGCGACAAGGGCGGGCGGACAAGCCGAAAGAGGGACCGATACCGGAGGAGAGGCACGGAGGTGATGAAGGTGAGAGAGAGAGCGGGCTGGACAAGAACTTTGGGTACGGGAAGAACTTCGGGGCAAAGTTTGAGATTGGGAAAGAGGTGGGTCGTGGGCATTTTGGTCATACTTGTTGGGCTAAGGGCAAGAAAGGAGAGCTCAAAGGTCAGCCCGTTGCCGTGAAGATCATATCCAAAGCTAAG ATGACAACGGCAATAGCTGTTGAAGATGTCCGTAGGGAAGTGAAAATACTGAAAGCATTATCTGGGCATAAGAATCTGATCAAATTTCATGATGCATTCGAGGATGTCAATAATGTTTACATAGTTATGGA GTTATGTGAAGGTGGAGAACTACTCGACAGAATCTTGTCAAG AGGTGGAAGATACACAGAAGAAGATGCTAAAACTATTGTTGTGCAGATTTTAAGTGTAGTTTCCTTCTGTCATCTTCAAGGTGTTGTGCATCGTGATCTAAAGCCAGAG aattttctttttaccaCAAGGGATGAAGATGCTACAATGAAGGTTATTGATTTTGGTCTCTCTGATTTTGTTAGGCCAG ATCAGCGACTCAACGATATAGTTGGCAGTGCATACTATGTTTCACCTGAAGTATTACATAGATCTTACAGTCTTGAAGCAGATTTATGGAGTATTGGTGTCATAACATATATATTGCTATGTGGAAGCAGACCTTTCTGGGCGAGAACTGAATCAGGGATCTTTCGTTCAGTGATAAGAGCTGATCCTAATTTTGATGATACACCTTGGCCTACAGTGTCACCAGAAGCCAAAGATTTCGTGAAAAGACTTCTGAACAAGGACCATAGAAAAAGAATGACTGCTGCCCAAGCTTTAA CTCATCCGTGGTTACGAGATGAAAGCCGTGCTGTCCCTTTAGATATATCAATCTACAAACTAGTTAAGTCATATGTTCGTGCCAGTCCTTTGAAACGTGCAGCACTTAAG GCTCTCTCAAAAGCTATCACAGAAGATGAGCTCATTTACCTTCGGGCTCAATTTAGGCTCTTGGATCCAAAACATGGATTTGTAACGCTTGAAAATTTTAGAACG GCTCTCATGAGAAATTCTACTGATGCCATGAGGGAGTCGAGGGTTCCTGACATTTTAAATCTG ATGGAACCGCTTTCTTCTAAAAAGATGGACTTCGAAGAGTTCTGCGCTGCTGCAATTAGTACATATCAGCTGGAAGCTCTTGAAGGATGGGAGAAGATTGCAAGTACAGCTTTTgcaatttttgaaaatgaagGAAACCGGGTCATCTCCGTGGAGGAGTTGGCACAG GAGATGAATTTG